GTGCACGCGGCCAGCGCGTCCGCGAAGATGTTCAGCCCGGCTTCCAGCTGGGCGTCGGTCATGACGAGCGGCGCGAGCAGGCGGATGACATTGCTGTAGGTGCCCGCGTTTTCGACCAGCAGGCCGCGCGCGGCACACGCCTGAATCATAGCCGAGGTCAGCGCCGCGTCCGGGGTCTTGCTTGCCCGGTCGGTAACAAATTCGATGCCGACCATGCCGCCCAGGCCGCGCACG
The window above is part of the Intestinibacillus sp. Marseille-P6563 genome. Proteins encoded here:
- a CDS encoding aminotransferase class III-fold pyridoxal phosphate-dependent enzyme, giving the protein NALACAAALKVIEIMERDHLADRSLEIGSRVMARYRELMEQYDCIGDVRGLGGMVGIEFVTDRASKTPDAALTSAMIQACAARGLLVENAGTYSNVIRLLAPLVMTDAQLEAGLNIFADALAACTQSR